A DNA window from Vibrio sp. CDRSL-10 TSBA contains the following coding sequences:
- a CDS encoding sulfurtransferase — MSPLVTPAWLAERLNDKRIVVLDTSIDFQIPAEPEKDKINKIPGARRFDYDSVFCDPDASLPHMMPSEARFNHLARELGINQDSVLVVYDNSGTFASPRAWWMFKAFGHNEVYILDGGLTEWKMQGYAVTQSYTQPAVSGDFNRPLDPAYFVDAGYVLSKLDDPASQTVDARSHARFSAQVAEPRAGVRSGHIPNSCCLPFAELMNGHKFKPVTELEPILQQALPQSADEYLFSCGSGVTACIVLLAATLCGYHNLAVYDGSWTEWGSNYDLPISTLK, encoded by the coding sequence ATGTCTCCTCTTGTCACTCCGGCCTGGCTGGCCGAACGCCTTAACGACAAACGCATTGTCGTGCTCGATACCAGTATCGATTTTCAGATTCCTGCTGAACCGGAAAAAGACAAAATAAACAAAATTCCCGGTGCACGCCGTTTCGATTACGATAGCGTGTTCTGCGATCCTGATGCGAGTTTACCGCACATGATGCCCAGTGAAGCGCGTTTCAACCACTTAGCGCGAGAGCTGGGAATTAATCAGGATTCGGTTCTGGTCGTATATGACAACAGCGGCACGTTTGCCTCGCCAAGGGCGTGGTGGATGTTTAAAGCATTCGGCCATAATGAGGTCTACATACTCGATGGCGGTCTGACTGAGTGGAAAATGCAGGGTTACGCTGTCACGCAAAGTTATACTCAGCCAGCAGTAAGCGGTGATTTTAATCGCCCGCTCGACCCGGCTTACTTTGTTGATGCCGGTTACGTACTAAGCAAACTCGATGATCCTGCCAGCCAGACGGTCGATGCTCGCTCCCATGCCCGTTTTTCCGCCCAGGTGGCAGAGCCGCGCGCGGGAGTGCGCAGCGGCCATATCCCGAATTCATGCTGTCTGCCATTTGCCGAACTGATGAACGGTCATAAGTTCAAACCGGTCACCGAGCTCGAGCCGATTCTGCAGCAAGCGCTGCCGCAGTCAGCCGACGAATACCTGTTCAGCTGCGGCTCAGGGGTCACCGCCTGTATTGTGCTCCTGGCTGCCACCCTGTGTGGTTATCACAATCTGGCCGTCTACGACGGTTCGTGGACTGAATGGGGTTCAAATTATGACCTGCCGATTAGTACGTTGAAATAA
- the folE gene encoding GTP cyclohydrolase I FolE encodes MSGLSESAKLVKDALERRGLETPMQPNTMGREEKKERIEHHMREILNLLGLDLTDDSLEETPHRIAKMYVDEIFSGLDYQNFPKITVIENKMNVSEMVRVKDITVTSTCEHHLVTIDGKAAVAYIPRGKIIGLSKINRIVRFFAQRPQVQERMTQQILVALQALLQSDDVAVTIDATHYCVKSRGVMDATSETTTTALGGIFKSNPATRAEFLHGLR; translated from the coding sequence ATGTCAGGTCTTAGCGAATCCGCGAAGTTAGTTAAAGATGCATTGGAGCGTCGTGGTTTGGAAACGCCAATGCAGCCAAATACGATGGGTCGTGAAGAGAAAAAAGAGCGAATCGAACACCATATGCGTGAGATTCTTAACCTGCTGGGGCTCGATTTGACTGACGACAGCCTGGAAGAAACACCGCATCGTATCGCCAAAATGTACGTTGACGAGATCTTCTCTGGCCTTGATTACCAGAATTTTCCCAAGATCACGGTTATCGAAAATAAGATGAACGTAAGCGAAATGGTGCGGGTTAAAGACATCACGGTGACCAGTACCTGTGAGCACCATTTAGTGACCATCGACGGCAAAGCAGCAGTGGCTTACATCCCACGCGGCAAAATTATCGGTCTGTCGAAGATCAATCGAATTGTCCGTTTCTTTGCCCAGCGTCCGCAAGTACAAGAACGTATGACCCAGCAAATTCTGGTGGCGCTGCAGGCTCTGCTGCAATCGGATGACGTGGCAGTCACCATTGATGCGACCCATTACTGCGTGAAATCACGCGGTGTGATGGATGCAACCAGCGAGACGACCACCACAGCATTGGGTGGTATTTTCAAGTCCAATCCGGCAACCCGTGCCGAGTTTTTGCATGGCCTGCGTTAA
- a CDS encoding cold shock and DUF1294 domain-containing protein: MAISGKISEWNDAKGFGYITVDKFQGKIFFHLSDVQGYSQRPKVNEAVSFTLTKERDGSFHAINIERPMAHGLLFALAVWFITVLFASVYLVNYPAIVVLFYILISAITYAVYAFDKSAMLNNEWRVSEWLLHALSLLGGWPGALIAQSLLRFKMTEQPFRLIFWLTLLLNFSVFLFTLSAPGAKWMSQLIYNLQLF, encoded by the coding sequence ATGGCGATATCAGGAAAAATTTCAGAATGGAATGATGCCAAGGGCTTTGGGTACATTACCGTCGACAAGTTTCAAGGCAAAATATTTTTCCATCTGTCTGATGTACAAGGATATTCACAGCGGCCCAAAGTGAATGAGGCAGTCAGCTTCACTCTGACCAAAGAGCGGGACGGTTCGTTTCATGCCATAAATATTGAGCGACCGATGGCGCATGGATTGTTGTTTGCGCTGGCTGTGTGGTTTATCACTGTATTATTTGCCAGCGTGTATCTGGTTAACTATCCTGCCATCGTTGTGCTGTTTTACATCCTGATCAGCGCCATCACTTACGCTGTGTACGCCTTTGACAAAAGTGCGATGCTCAATAATGAGTGGCGGGTTTCGGAATGGTTACTGCATGCCTTGTCTTTGCTCGGCGGGTGGCCCGGTGCCCTCATTGCTCAGTCACTACTTAGATTTAAGATGACAGAACAGCCGTTCCGATTGATATTTTGGTTAACACTGTTGCTGAATTTTTCCGTGTTTCTTTTCACCCTGAGTGCACCTGGCGCT
- a CDS encoding LysR family transcriptional regulator encodes MDNTFSAIPVFVAVIECGNFSLAADRLGITKSAVSKRITQLEDELGLRLLNRTTRKLSLTEAGERYYYHVSQAMTHARQGSDAVSELQGEPRGKLKITAPMSFGVLHIAPIISEFLERYPYVEVDLQLEDQMVDLIQGGFDLAIRIGHLPTSNLIAKRLVRCRSILCSSPDYLQRHQPPQKPQDLIHHNCLVYSYFRGGSEWTFSQNGADFKVIPKGNLTVNNSEAIRRALLDGLGIGQLPTFLVSKDIIAGRLKPVMQEFSLPEHAIYAVFPERKHLPLKVRAFMDFVSDKLGADVPYWDQGIF; translated from the coding sequence ATGGATAATACCTTTTCTGCAATCCCGGTCTTCGTGGCTGTGATTGAATGCGGTAACTTTTCGCTGGCCGCAGACAGGCTGGGCATCACTAAGTCTGCCGTCAGCAAACGCATCACCCAACTTGAAGATGAACTGGGGCTGCGCCTGCTCAACCGCACCACACGTAAGCTCAGCCTGACCGAGGCGGGCGAACGTTATTATTATCACGTATCTCAGGCGATGACACACGCCCGCCAGGGCAGTGATGCAGTCAGTGAACTGCAGGGCGAGCCGCGCGGCAAGTTAAAAATTACTGCGCCGATGTCGTTTGGTGTTCTGCACATCGCCCCGATTATCAGTGAATTTCTTGAGCGCTACCCTTATGTGGAAGTCGATTTACAGCTGGAAGATCAGATGGTCGATCTTATTCAGGGCGGCTTTGACCTTGCGATTCGTATTGGCCACCTGCCCACCTCAAATTTAATCGCTAAACGACTGGTGCGTTGTCGCAGCATACTGTGCAGCTCACCGGATTATCTGCAGCGCCATCAGCCGCCACAAAAACCTCAGGATCTCATCCATCATAATTGCCTGGTGTACTCCTATTTCCGCGGTGGCAGTGAGTGGACGTTCAGCCAGAACGGTGCGGATTTTAAAGTCATCCCCAAGGGTAACCTGACCGTCAATAACAGTGAAGCCATACGCCGCGCCCTGCTTGACGGTTTAGGCATCGGACAATTGCCGACTTTTCTGGTCAGCAAAGATATTATCGCCGGTCGCCTGAAGCCTGTGATGCAAGAATTCAGCTTGCCTGAACATGCCATCTACGCGGTTTTTCCTGAGCGTAAACACCTGCCGCTCAAGGTACGCGCTTTCATGGATTTCGTCAGTGATAAACTCGGTGCTGATGTCCCTTACTGGGATCAGGGTATTTTCTGA
- the yjjG gene encoding pyrimidine 5'-nucleotidase, producing MKYDWILFDADDTLFHFDAFKGMQLMFSRKGLDFSEQDYQHYQQVNKPLWVDYQNGVITAAELKHIRFQSWAEKIGTTTAELNSAFLEAMADICTLLPGARELMQALQGKAKLGIITNGFTELQDVRLTRTGMKDFFEHVVISEQVGVAKPDAGIFNHALTVMGHPDKTRVLMVGDNPHSDILGGLNAGLETCWLNIHQAEKPHGIDAHYEVSSLAELQSILLA from the coding sequence ATGAAATACGATTGGATCTTATTCGACGCTGACGACACCCTGTTTCATTTCGATGCTTTTAAAGGGATGCAGCTGATGTTCTCGCGTAAAGGATTAGACTTTAGCGAGCAGGACTACCAGCATTATCAGCAAGTGAATAAGCCACTGTGGGTGGATTATCAAAATGGTGTGATCACCGCAGCTGAGCTGAAACACATTCGCTTTCAATCCTGGGCGGAAAAAATTGGCACCACAACGGCCGAGCTCAACAGCGCTTTTCTTGAGGCGATGGCAGACATCTGTACTTTGTTACCCGGGGCTCGCGAGTTGATGCAGGCACTGCAGGGCAAAGCAAAACTCGGCATCATTACCAATGGCTTTACTGAGCTGCAGGATGTGCGTCTGACCAGAACGGGCATGAAGGATTTCTTCGAGCATGTGGTGATTTCGGAGCAGGTCGGTGTGGCGAAACCGGATGCGGGGATTTTTAATCACGCTTTAACCGTCATGGGGCATCCGGATAAAACACGGGTACTTATGGTCGGGGATAATCCCCACTCAGATATTTTGGGTGGTCTGAATGCCGGTCTGGAAACTTGTTGGCTCAATATCCATCAAGCTGAAAAACCACACGGCATTGATGCGCATTACGAAGTGAGTTCGTTAGCTGAGCTGCAAAGCATTTTGCTGGCCTGA
- the rnk gene encoding nucleoside diphosphate kinase regulator — MLHTHSIVVSTLDMDRISSLMDKMPKLSPELLRLEDELDRATIKEPQEIPHGVVSMNSTVRFKFQGKDEIMEKHLVYPHEVKSNDDISIFAPVGSALLGLSAGQTLSWPMPGGSEKVIEIIEVTYQPEREGRYDL; from the coding sequence ATGTTACACACTCATTCAATCGTCGTTTCCACACTGGACATGGACCGCATCAGCTCACTGATGGACAAAATGCCCAAACTGTCACCGGAACTGTTAAGACTGGAAGATGAACTGGATCGGGCAACGATCAAAGAACCTCAGGAAATCCCGCATGGTGTGGTCAGTATGAATTCAACCGTGCGCTTTAAATTCCAGGGGAAAGACGAGATCATGGAGAAACATCTGGTTTATCCCCATGAAGTAAAAAGCAATGATGATATTTCCATCTTTGCACCGGTAGGCAGTGCTTTGCTGGGGTTATCGGCCGGACAGACACTAAGCTGGCCTATGCCTGGTGGCAGTGAGAAAGTGATTGAGATTATTGAAGTGACCTATCAACCGGAACGTGAAGGTCGCTATGATCTGTGA
- the msrB gene encoding peptide-methionine (R)-S-oxide reductase MsrB → MKRITISLLTLLIAIPVGLSFFSQATSHPTASHAEHEQVATLAGGCFWCTESDMEKLDGVIDVVSGYSGGNVDNPTYKQVSSGTTGHIESIQVTYDSDKLSYEQILDHFFRHIDPTDDGGSFVDRGNQYRPAIFYHDAQQKQIAERFMQEIDQAGIFHKPLKTELIAFKKFWPAEEYHQDFYKKSSLRYKYYRYASGRDQYLDQIFGDDREDNPKTLRQLIDEKRAISEVRVYTRPSDEQIRAKLTDLQYRVTQEDATERAFNNEYWDNKAEGIYVDIVSGEPLFSSTDKYKSGTGWPSFTQPIDPAYIVTKSDNTLFYTRTEVRSRFGRSHLGHVFEDGPAPTGLRYCMNSAAMRFVPKENMQAQGYGAYLKLFR, encoded by the coding sequence ATGAAACGCATTACGATAAGCTTACTGACATTACTGATCGCCATTCCCGTCGGCCTGTCTTTTTTCAGCCAGGCAACCTCTCACCCGACTGCCTCGCATGCTGAACATGAGCAGGTTGCGACGCTCGCCGGAGGCTGCTTCTGGTGTACCGAGTCGGATATGGAGAAACTGGACGGTGTGATTGACGTCGTCTCCGGCTATTCCGGTGGCAATGTAGATAATCCGACTTACAAACAGGTTTCATCCGGTACCACCGGCCATATCGAATCGATTCAGGTCACCTACGACAGTGACAAACTGAGCTATGAGCAGATACTGGATCACTTCTTTCGTCATATTGATCCGACCGATGACGGCGGTTCTTTCGTTGACCGTGGTAATCAGTACCGTCCGGCTATTTTCTATCACGATGCGCAGCAAAAGCAGATTGCCGAGCGCTTTATGCAAGAGATTGACCAGGCTGGTATTTTCCACAAGCCGCTGAAAACCGAATTAATTGCATTCAAAAAATTCTGGCCGGCAGAAGAGTATCATCAAGATTTCTATAAAAAGAGTTCGCTACGTTACAAATACTATCGCTATGCTTCAGGCCGGGACCAATATTTAGACCAGATCTTCGGCGATGACCGTGAAGATAACCCTAAAACACTACGTCAGCTGATTGATGAAAAACGGGCCATCAGCGAAGTTAGGGTGTATACGCGGCCGTCTGATGAACAAATCCGCGCGAAACTGACTGATTTGCAATACCGGGTGACTCAGGAAGATGCCACCGAACGGGCGTTCAATAACGAGTACTGGGACAATAAAGCAGAGGGGATCTATGTCGATATTGTTTCCGGTGAACCACTGTTTTCCTCGACGGATAAATATAAATCCGGCACAGGCTGGCCGAGTTTTACCCAGCCAATTGATCCGGCTTATATCGTCACCAAGTCTGACAACACTCTGTTTTACACCCGAACCGAGGTACGCAGTCGTTTTGGCCGTTCGCATTTAGGCCACGTATTTGAAGATGGCCCGGCGCCGACCGGTTTACGCTACTGCATGAATTCTGCTGCGATGCGCTTTGTACCGAAAGAGAATATGCAGGCGCAAGGCTATGGCGCCTACCTGAAACTATTCCGGTAA
- the moeB gene encoding molybdopterin-synthase adenylyltransferase MoeB, whose translation MDILSDAEMLRYNRQIILKQFDFDGQEALKQSSVLILGAGGLGCAAGQYLATAGIGKLTLIDDDKVELSNLQRQVLHHDADIGRLKVDSAAQSLRELNPHLVVNTLAERLSDEALQTLITRHTIVLDASDNVATRNQLNRLCYQSKTPLVSGAAIRMEGQVSVFTYQQDNEPCYQCLSALFGDAALSCVEAGVMAPVVGIIGAVQALEAIKVIAGYGRSVQGKILLLDAMTMSWREMKLMKLPTCPVCGSQSG comes from the coding sequence GTGGACATTCTCAGCGATGCAGAGATGCTGCGCTACAACCGACAGATCATCCTCAAGCAGTTTGATTTTGACGGTCAGGAGGCGCTCAAACAGAGTTCAGTGCTGATCCTCGGTGCCGGAGGCCTCGGCTGTGCCGCCGGCCAGTATCTGGCGACGGCCGGCATCGGTAAACTGACCCTGATTGACGATGATAAGGTGGAGCTCTCGAACCTGCAGCGTCAGGTGCTGCATCATGATGCGGATATCGGCCGGCTTAAAGTGGATTCGGCCGCGCAGTCATTGCGCGAACTCAATCCGCACCTGGTGGTGAATACCCTGGCCGAACGACTCAGTGATGAAGCACTGCAAACGCTCATCACCCGTCACACAATAGTGCTGGATGCCTCAGATAACGTCGCCACCCGCAACCAACTTAACCGCCTTTGTTATCAGAGCAAAACCCCGCTCGTCTCCGGGGCCGCGATTCGTATGGAAGGTCAGGTCAGCGTCTTTACCTACCAGCAGGACAATGAACCCTGTTATCAGTGCCTGAGTGCTTTGTTCGGCGATGCTGCTTTGAGCTGCGTCGAAGCAGGAGTAATGGCGCCGGTGGTCGGTATTATTGGCGCAGTGCAGGCTCTTGAGGCCATCAAAGTCATCGCCGGATATGGCCGTTCGGTGCAGGGCAAAATTTTGCTGCTCGACGCTATGACCATGTCATGGCGCGAAATGAAGCTGATGAAGCTGCCTACCTGCCCGGTGTGCGGCAGCCAGTCAGGCTGA
- the eutC gene encoding ethanolamine ammonia-lyase subunit EutC: protein MSVVPINHLIHEDPWHKLRQFTQARIGIGRVGTSIPTEELLRFQLSHAQAMDAVHVPLDEQQLVETMATRSALTPYLPALSLHSQADDRLTYLQRPDLGRKLSESSIERLKNHADEHAKPYDLAIVIADGLSSYAISNHATPFIEALIEQLQNDSKNSWQIAPLCIVHQGRVAVGDDVGEAINAKEVLVLVGERPGLSSPDSLGLYLTWHPHRGTEDSLRNCISNVRPQGLPYQAAAMKCFYLLAESRRLKLTGVGLKDRSDDTILEHKQTQFFSLTSKS, encoded by the coding sequence ATGAGCGTTGTCCCTATCAATCATTTGATCCACGAGGATCCGTGGCACAAATTACGCCAGTTTACTCAGGCCCGCATCGGTATCGGCCGGGTCGGCACCAGTATCCCGACTGAGGAGCTGCTGCGTTTTCAGCTCTCTCACGCTCAGGCAATGGACGCCGTGCACGTGCCGCTCGACGAGCAACAACTGGTCGAGACGATGGCCACCAGGTCTGCGCTGACGCCTTATCTGCCCGCCTTGTCACTGCACAGTCAGGCGGATGACCGTCTGACTTATCTGCAGCGGCCGGATCTGGGTCGTAAGCTGAGCGAGTCGTCTATTGAGCGCCTCAAAAATCACGCGGATGAACACGCCAAACCTTACGATCTGGCGATTGTCATCGCTGATGGCCTTTCCTCTTACGCCATCAGTAATCACGCCACACCCTTTATTGAAGCGCTGATTGAACAGTTGCAAAACGACAGCAAAAACAGCTGGCAGATTGCACCGCTGTGCATCGTCCATCAGGGCCGTGTCGCGGTCGGCGATGATGTCGGTGAAGCCATTAACGCCAAAGAAGTGCTGGTGCTGGTCGGTGAACGTCCGGGACTGAGCTCTCCGGACAGCCTGGGACTGTATCTGACCTGGCACCCGCATCGCGGCACGGAAGATTCGCTGCGCAACTGTATTTCCAATGTACGCCCGCAAGGCCTGCCTTATCAGGCAGCTGCGATGAAATGTTTTTATCTGTTGGCTGAATCACGCCGTCTCAAACTGACCGGCGTCGGCCTCAAAGACCGCTCGGATGACACCATCCTCGAGCATAAACAGACACAATTTTTCTCTTTAACTTCAAAGTCATAA
- a CDS encoding helix-turn-helix domain-containing protein yields the protein MNLIQLPHEGNSCAPIRCKQYSFDVNQQAQSLNAWEQKYNQHGAGQFHGYLDEIKLPGLHLFEEFTSHTVHQECSVNPNAIWIGFSMDTQRPKVNGLQAAPHQLMIRPAQQHFELATPDDFHIFGVVIDRDLLLENIQCDDKQQWESTSLLKNLNPQHGCWSLVELIRQVLDTESVLGKRLLDLSSGQLPSGPSPSGQSSQGQSSHGQAALQQMLASAVIDRLGQFAVSEHNEARSYTTRRQALLRLYRHLDNNGDYPMSVAEMASIACVSQRTLQYCFEQELGVSPIAFLRECRLNAVRRALIVTEQEKTIGELALQHGFYHLGTFNQYYKLLFGETPSQTRDRADRYERAALVKRFTPQR from the coding sequence ATGAATTTGATTCAATTGCCACATGAAGGGAATTCATGTGCACCAATAAGGTGCAAGCAGTACAGCTTTGATGTGAACCAACAAGCGCAAAGCCTCAACGCCTGGGAACAAAAGTATAATCAACATGGTGCAGGGCAATTTCATGGTTATCTGGATGAGATTAAGCTGCCTGGCCTGCACTTATTTGAGGAATTCACCAGTCATACCGTGCACCAGGAGTGCAGTGTCAATCCGAATGCCATCTGGATTGGTTTTTCAATGGACACGCAACGTCCGAAAGTGAATGGTTTGCAGGCCGCGCCGCATCAATTGATGATACGTCCGGCTCAGCAACATTTTGAACTGGCGACCCCGGATGATTTTCATATTTTTGGGGTAGTGATTGATCGTGACCTGTTGCTGGAAAATATCCAATGTGATGACAAGCAGCAGTGGGAGTCGACATCTCTACTGAAAAACCTGAATCCGCAACACGGCTGCTGGTCGCTGGTGGAGCTGATCCGGCAAGTGCTGGATACGGAGTCGGTATTAGGGAAACGGTTGCTGGACCTCTCTTCTGGTCAATTGCCGTCTGGACCATCGCCATCTGGTCAATCGTCGCAAGGTCAGTCGTCACACGGTCAGGCAGCACTGCAGCAAATGCTGGCCAGTGCAGTGATTGACAGGTTAGGGCAGTTTGCGGTCAGTGAACACAATGAGGCACGCAGTTACACCACCCGTCGCCAGGCATTACTGCGTTTGTACCGGCATCTGGACAATAATGGTGATTACCCGATGAGTGTGGCAGAAATGGCCTCGATAGCGTGTGTCAGCCAGCGGACTCTGCAATACTGCTTTGAGCAGGAGCTTGGGGTCAGTCCGATCGCCTTTTTACGGGAATGCAGGCTCAATGCAGTACGCCGGGCGTTGATTGTCACTGAGCAGGAAAAAACTATCGGTGAACTGGCGTTGCAGCATGGTTTTTATCACCTCGGGACCTTCAACCAATATTACAAGTTACTGTTTGGCGAAACCCCGAGCCAGACTCGTGACCGTGCCGATCGCTATGAGCGTGCCGCGTTGGTGAAACGTTTTACGCCGCAACGATAG